The nucleotide window GCCTAAGGGGCTGCCCACCGGATGGCGGCCCCTTACCTTTTTAGGGGACAATAATCGTCCAGATGCGTCCGGAAACGTTCGCCTAAAGCCAGTGTCACGCTGTGGGGGCGGCGGTGGGGGTGATGCGAAACAAGCATCAGAAGCCCATTATATTTCGATAGCTTATGTCGTCTGATTGGTGGAACCGAGGTCCGACGAACTCCCGTCTGTGAGCGTCCGACTCCGTCCGTTAAATTCAGTATTTATCAATCAATTGTGCTGCCTCCTGTCCGCGACCGTTCCAGAGCGTCCGCCCAAAGCCAGCTTCTGTGGTGGGGTTGAAAGTGGGGTGGTATGTTTTGGATCCCGGTGGGGTTGGCTTCCCATCGGAGGGGTATGTGGCACGCGCAACGAACCGGCTCACCGCACGGACCGTGGCAAACTTGAAGGAGCTGGGCCGCTGCGGACGGTGGTGGGCTCTACCTCCAAGTCGGCCCCACGGGCACTAAGGCATGGCTCTTCATGTTCCGCCGCGATGGGAAGCGCCGGGAGATGGGGCTGGGCTCGGCAAGGGACGTGGGGCTCGCTGAGGCCCGCCAGAAGGCCGAGGACGCCCGTCGCCTCACGGCAGAGCGGCAGGACCCGCTCGAAAGCCGGAAAGCCTCCATGACGCGCCAGAAGGAGGCTGAGGAGGTTCCCTCCTTTGGCGCGTTCGCGGATGCCCTCGTCGAAAACATCGAAGGTGGGTTCCGGAACGACAAGCACGTCTATCAGTGGAAACAGACCCTCGGGCCGGCCTACTGCGCGAAGATCCGTGACAAGAAGCTGGGCGAGATCACGACTGATGACGTGCTCGCCGTGCTTCAGCCCATCTGGCAGGAGAAGAACGAGACGGCCTCACGGCTCCGAGGTCGCATCGAAAGGGTGCTGGATGCCGCCAAGGCCAAGGGGCTGCGCACGGGAGAGAACCCCGCCCGCTGGCGCGGCCACCTCGACACCCTCCTGCCGAAGCGCCAGAAGCTCCAGCGCGGCCATCACCCTGCGATGCCCTACACCGAGGTGCCAGCCTTCCTCACCGAACTGCGGACGCGGGAGGCCATGGCTGCGCGAGCGCTGGAGTTCGCCATCCTGACGGCCGCCCGGTCGGGTGAGGTACTGGGGGCGATGTGGGGCGAGGTCGATCTCAAAGCCGAGGTGTGGACGGTGCCGGCCAATCGCATGAAGGCCGGGCGAGAACATCGTGTGCCCCTCGCACCGCCCGCCATTGCGATCCTGAGGGCGCTGGCGGCCCTGCGCCCAGAGGATGACGACAAGGGTGCGTACATCTTCCCTGGGCAGCGGAAGGGCCGCCCCTTGAGCGGGATGGCCATGGAGATGCTGCTCCACCGCCAGAAGCTGGAGATCACCGTCCACGGCTTCCGCTCGTCTTTCCGGGACTGGGCAGCCGAGGAGACGGGCTTCCCACGGGAGATCGCCGAAGCCGCCCTTGCCCATGTCGTGGGGGATGCCACCGAGCGGGCCTATCGCCGGGGTGATGCCTTGGAGAAGCGCCGCGAGCTGATGACGGCCTGGGCGGCCCATTGCCAGCCAGTGGCCGTGTGACGTTGCCCCCAACTTCTATCCAGCTTTGAGTTCGTTCTGGCGGTTGGATTTGCCCTTTCGGGTGTGCGGGGCGGCGGGGGCAGACGCGGAGCCGCTCATGTTGTGGAGCGTCTGATCCCGCCGCGGGTGGAACGTTGAGGCGAAGGCGCTTGGCGTCTGCCATTCGAGCTTCGAGTGCGGTCGGTCGGTGTTGTAATCGACCTGCCATCGGGCGAGGGCGGCCCTGGCCTGGGACAGGCTGGAGAACAGCGTCTCGTTCAACAGCTCGTCCCGAAGGCGGCCGTTGAAGCTCTCGATGAAGCCATTCTGCATCGGCTTGCCGGGCGCGGTGTAGTGCCACTCGACCCGGGCCGCGTCGGTCCAGGCCAGAATGGCATTGGAGGTGAACTCGCTGCCATTGTCGCTGACGATCATCTTGGGCCGGCCGCGCTCTGCCAGAAGCCTGTCGAGTTCGCGAGCGACCCTGACCCCGGACAGCGAGGTGTCCGCCACCAGCGCCAGGCACTCGCGGGTGCAGTCGTCCACGATGGCCAGCATCCGGAAGCGGCGGCCATCGGTCATCTGGTCGGCGACGAAGTCGAGTGACCAGCGCTCGTTCGGTCCCATCGGGATCATCATCGGCGCCCGTGTCCCGATCGCCCGCTTGCGACCGCCTCGCCGGCGGACCATCAGCCGTTCCTCACGGTAGAGCCGGAACAGCCGCTTGTGGTTGACCCGGAAGCCCTCCCGCCTGAGCAGGACGTGGAGACGGCGGTAGCCAAACCGCCGTCGCTCCTGGGCGATGGCCTTCATGCGCTCACGCAGCGAGGCGTCATTCCCGCGCGTGGCTCTGTATCTCATGGTCATGCGGCAGAAGCCGGTGGCTTTACACGCCCGCCGTTCGCTCATCCCGTGATGCTCCACGAGATGGGCGACAGCTCTGCGCTCGGCAGCGGGCGTCACCACTTCTTTCCCAGGAGATCCTTCAGCGCGACGTTGTCCAGCATGGCGTCGGCGAGCATGCGCTTCAGCTTGGCGTTCTCGTCCTCGAGCGCCCGCAGCCGCTTGGCCTCCGATATGTCCATCCCGCCGAAACGGGCCTTCCACTTGTAGATGCTGGCGTCGCTGACCCCGTGCTTCCGACACAGGTCCGAGACCGGCTCCCCGGCCTCGTGCTCCTTCAGGATCCCGATGATCTGCTCCTCGGTGAAGCGGCTGCGCCTCATGTTCTGGTCCTCTCATGGGGCCAGAACGAACTTCAAGCTGGATTAGCCAGGAGGGGCAACGTCAGCTCTGCTGGATCGGCGAAGGCAGCCGCCTGCGGCCGCAAGGGCCCGCTGGGCCCCGCGGCCTGGAAGGCAATGAGGCCGGCGGCGGCGCCATGGGCCGGGGCAACTCCTCCCGCACCGAGAAGAGACAGCAACCGAGCCACGGCCTTGCGTAAGAAGGGCCCCATCTTGCCTTCCCCAGCATAGGCGCGACTTTCGGCCGTTTTCATGAATCGTCAAGGGCCGCCTCGCCCGTGATAGACGGCGAGCGCCCATTCGAGCGTTACGCGCATGCTCGGGATCACGCCGGACGCGTTTGGATAGGCAGCATCGCGATTGAGCCACGTCTCGCACTCAAGGCCCCTACTAAAGCGCGCGTGCGCGGCGGAAGAACAAAGCGCCATCGTCCTGCTTCTTGAGCTTTGCCAGAACACGTCAAACGTGCAATATTGTCGCAGGTCATTCGTTTGCGCGCAATTCGTCGGAGGAGCGTCATGGCCCGCTTGCTGGTCAAGGTGCGCGGGGACGGGCGGGCTTTTGCCCAGGGTTTCAGAGCCAGCGGGCTCGAAGTTCAGCCCATCCTCACAATCCCCGCCTCGGCCGCTGGTTCGGCGCTCGCCGAGCAAGACCTCGCGAGGCAAGACCAGTCAACCTGGCTCAAGCTTGTCGACCGTGCCTCCTCCGACAATCTCTGGGACGATGCGCACGCCATGCTGAACGGCGCATCCTCCTTCGCCGCAGTGAGCCCGGCGCAGATCGAGGCCGTCGAGCCCGATATCAGCCAGGCCTGGCCCTGGGACCGGCCGAGCGACGGCGGCAAAGGCGCCGGCCTTCGCGGTGCCGCGGCGCAGGCCGATGTGTGCGCCTTCGACGACCAGGACGGCAGCGGCGGCAAGGCGTGCGTCCCGCGCCGCCCGGCCTGGAATCTCGATGACGATTTCAGCCGGCTCCGGCGTGCCCGGGACACGGTGGGGGCAGCGCAGACGAAGATCCGCATCGCCCATCTCGACACCGGCTATGATCCCGGCCACGCCACACTGCCCCGCAATCTGCTGACGTCCCTGCAGGCGAATTTCGTCGCTGGCGAAGACCCCGCCGACGCCGTCGACCGGATCCCGCCGGGGGAATCGCTGTTCTCCAACCGGGGGCACGGCACCGGCACGCTCTCGCTGCTGGCCGGCAACCTGATCGACAAGCCGCCGGGGTTTCCGCGCTTTTCGGATTTCCTGGGCGGTGCGCCGCTGGCCGAGATCATCCCGATCCGGATCGCCGACTGGGTCGTGCGTTTCACCACGGGCACCATCGTGCAGGGCATCGAGCATGCCCGCCGCAACGGCGCGCATGTGCTGTCCATGAGCATGGGCGGCGTGACGTCGCAGGCGCTGACGGACGCCGTGAACCTTGCCTATGACACCGGCATGGTCCTCGTCACCGCCGGCGGCAACAACTTCGCGGGGTGGCCAACGCCGAAGACCATCGTCTATCCCGCACGGCTCAGGCGCGTCATCGCGGCCTGCGGCGTGATGGGAGACGGGCGCGCCTATTCCGGCCTCTCCTCGGGCACGATGCAGGGGAATTACGGCCCGCGCGAGAAGATGGACACGGCGATCGGTGCCTATACGCCGAACGTCCCCTGGGCGCAGATCGGCTGTGGCACGATCGTCGATATGGATGGCGGCGGTACGTCGGCCGCCACCCCGCAGGTCGCTGCCGCCGCCGCCCTCTGGCTGGCGCATCACTGGGACGTGGTCAAAGCCTATCCGCAGGCCTGGATGCGCGTGGAGGCCGTGCGCTTGGCCCTTTTCGGCTCCGCCGCCAAGAGCACCCCGCGCATGGATGCGGCCGAGACCTTCGAGAAGATCGGCCAGGGCGTGCTAAATGGGGAAGCTGCGCTCGCCATCGCACCGGCACGGGCAGGCGACCTGAGGAAGCTGCCGCCGTCCGAGCCGAGCTGGCCCTGGCTGAGCCTGATCTTCGGCGAGGGCGGCGTCGAGCTGGCCGCCGGGGCGGATCGGCGGCGCCGGACTATGCTTGCGCTCGAATTGACGCAGATGGCGCAGCGCGTTGCCGCCGTAGAGGAGGCTATCCCGTCGCCGGAACGCCCCCCGAACGAGATCGGCTTCGCCGAGCGGGCCCGTTATCTTGAGGCCGCGCTCGATGCCGGCGACCCATCGCAGGCGCTCCGCGCCGAGCTGGAGCGCCATCTCGACCGCAGCGTGGTGCCGGCCTCTTCAGTCGCGCCGGCGAAGCCGTACCAAGTTCGCCGCAAGATCATCGAGCCGGGCGCGCCGCCGCGCCGGCTGCGAGTCTACGCGCTCGACCCGGGCATGTCGAAACGGCTCGATACGCTGCCCGTCAACGAGACTGTGCTGACATTGCCATGGGACGACCATCCCGAGGCCGGAGCGCGCACACCCGGCCCGCTCCGGCCGGGTCCGGTCGGAGACTATCTCGAGGTGGTCGACGTCGATCCCGCGTCCGGCAAGGCCTATGAGCCGGTCGATCTCAACGATCCCTGGCTCCTTGCCCAGAGCGGGCTCGAGCCCTCGGAGGGTAATCCGAAGTTCCACCAGCAGATGGTCTATGCGGTCGGCATGAAAACCATCGGCGCCTTCGAGAAGGCGCTGGGCCGCCGCGCCCTCTGGGCGCCGCACCAGCCGCGCAAGGCCGACGGCACCTATGGCGACGCCATCCCCATGCGCCGCCTGCGCATCTACCCGCATGCGCTGCGCGCGCGAAACGCCTATTACAGCCCGACCAAGGTGGCGCTGCTGTTCGGCTACTTCCCGGCGAATTCGACGCAGAACGATGCAACCGCGCCGGGCAGCATGGTCTTCAGCTGCCTGTCGAGCGACATCATCTCGCACGAGATGTCGCATGCCCTGCTCGATGGGCTGCACCGCCGCTTCCAGGAGAATTCGAACCCGGACGTTGCGGCCTTCCACGAGGGCTTCGCCGACATCGTCGCGATTTTCCAGCACTTCACCATCCCCGAGCTCGTCCGCTTCGAGATCGGCCGCGCCCGCGGGCGGCTCGACGCCGCGACTCTGCTCGCCGGCCTTGCCGCGCAGTTCGGCGAGGGCAGCGGCATCGGCGGCGCGCTGCGCAACTATCTCAGCAATACAACCCGGGCGCGGCGCTACGCCTCCACAACGGAATCCCACGACCGCGGCGAGATCCTGGTGCTCGCCGCCTATGACGCCTTTCTTGCCATCGTCCAGCGCCGGACCGCAGACCTCATCCGGATTGCGACGGGCGGAACCGGCATCCTACCCTCCGGCGCG belongs to Xanthobacter autotrophicus Py2 and includes:
- a CDS encoding integrase family protein (PFAM: integrase family protein~KEGG: atc:AGR_L_2007 hypothetical protein), which gives rise to MFRRDGKRREMGLGSARDVGLAEARQKAEDARRLTAERQDPLESRKASMTRQKEAEEVPSFGAFADALVENIEGGFRNDKHVYQWKQTLGPAYCAKIRDKKLGEITTDDVLAVLQPIWQEKNETASRLRGRIERVLDAAKAKGLRTGENPARWRGHLDTLLPKRQKLQRGHHPAMPYTEVPAFLTELRTREAMAARALEFAILTAARSGEVLGAMWGEVDLKAEVWTVPANRMKAGREHRVPLAPPAIAILRALAALRPEDDDKGAYIFPGQRKGRPLSGMAMEMLLHRQKLEITVHGFRSSFRDWAAEETGFPREIAEAALAHVVGDATERAYRRGDALEKRRELMTAWAAHCQPVAV
- a CDS encoding Integrase catalytic region (PFAM: Integrase catalytic region~KEGG: rpa:RPA3836 integrase, catalytic domain) gives rise to the protein MSERRACKATGFCRMTMRYRATRGNDASLRERMKAIAQERRRFGYRRLHVLLRREGFRVNHKRLFRLYREERLMVRRRGGRKRAIGTRAPMMIPMGPNERWSLDFVADQMTDGRRFRMLAIVDDCTRECLALVADTSLSGVRVARELDRLLAERGRPKMIVSDNGSEFTSNAILAWTDAARVEWHYTAPGKPMQNGFIESFNGRLRDELLNETLFSSLSQARAALARWQVDYNTDRPHSKLEWQTPSAFASTFHPRRDQTLHNMSGSASAPAAPHTRKGKSNRQNELKAG
- a CDS encoding transposase IS3/IS911 family protein (PFAM: transposase IS3/IS911 family protein~KEGG: rle:pRL110144 putative transposon/insertion element protein) — its product is MRRSRFTEEQIIGILKEHEAGEPVSDLCRKHGVSDASIYKWKARFGGMDISEAKRLRALEDENAKLKRMLADAMLDNVALKDLLGKKW
- a CDS encoding peptidase S8 and S53 subtilisin kexin sedolisin (PFAM: peptidase S8 and S53 subtilisin kexin sedolisin~KEGG: pen:PSEEN4433 subtilisin-like serine protease), which codes for MARLLVKVRGDGRAFAQGFRASGLEVQPILTIPASAAGSALAEQDLARQDQSTWLKLVDRASSDNLWDDAHAMLNGASSFAAVSPAQIEAVEPDISQAWPWDRPSDGGKGAGLRGAAAQADVCAFDDQDGSGGKACVPRRPAWNLDDDFSRLRRARDTVGAAQTKIRIAHLDTGYDPGHATLPRNLLTSLQANFVAGEDPADAVDRIPPGESLFSNRGHGTGTLSLLAGNLIDKPPGFPRFSDFLGGAPLAEIIPIRIADWVVRFTTGTIVQGIEHARRNGAHVLSMSMGGVTSQALTDAVNLAYDTGMVLVTAGGNNFAGWPTPKTIVYPARLRRVIAACGVMGDGRAYSGLSSGTMQGNYGPREKMDTAIGAYTPNVPWAQIGCGTIVDMDGGGTSAATPQVAAAAALWLAHHWDVVKAYPQAWMRVEAVRLALFGSAAKSTPRMDAAETFEKIGQGVLNGEAALAIAPARAGDLRKLPPSEPSWPWLSLIFGEGGVELAAGADRRRRTMLALELTQMAQRVAAVEEAIPSPERPPNEIGFAERARYLEAALDAGDPSQALRAELERHLDRSVVPASSVAPAKPYQVRRKIIEPGAPPRRLRVYALDPGMSKRLDTLPVNETVLTLPWDDHPEAGARTPGPLRPGPVGDYLEVVDVDPASGKAYEPVDLNDPWLLAQSGLEPSEGNPKFHQQMVYAVGMKTIGAFEKALGRRALWAPHQPRKADGTYGDAIPMRRLRIYPHALRARNAYYSPTKVALLFGYFPANSTQNDATAPGSMVFSCLSSDIISHEMSHALLDGLHRRFQENSNPDVAAFHEGFADIVAIFQHFTIPELVRFEIGRARGRLDAATLLAGLAAQFGEGSGIGGALRNYLSNTTRARRYASTTESHDRGEILVLAAYDAFLAIVQRRTADLIRIATGGTGILPSGALHPDLVERLTEETCKAAEHVLRMCIRALDYCPAVDITFEEYLRAIITADVDLVPDDPYGYRVAFMEAFRARGIPMRSVRSVSVESLTWNTPETNNPPRVAKAFAQIDFDLERHASHEEIVAVNERNRWTLWRTLDEAFAADPDACRDFGLLPDMPRYDAQGKEREKVAGRAKSTTTFDVFSVRPAQRIGPDGSLQRTIVAVVHQRRPIAFDEKDVANGFFWFRSGATLILDANGGKPEIRYIVLKTGDSERRQQVQRSTQGANHLSPLRALYFSGMAREPFAMMHADRGEHDHG